The genomic DNA GCAACCGCTACTAGCTATAGGCTGCAGAAATCAGGGAGGAAAATACATGGCTAATGggaccaaaagaagaaaaatacctGATAGGGTGACATGTATCTTCCTTCTGGTGGAGGTGGGATCCCAAGTCTCTCCAGCTCGTCATATGGGATTGGACGCCTGGTTACCAAGATAAATAAAAGGTGAAGAGTCGGTACATCTAATTCACTGCAAGTTTATGAAATATATTACATAATTTAGAAAGTTATGCATACAGGGGAGCTCGAAATGGTTTTTCTCGTCCTCCAAAACGAAGCTGTCCAGATTCCTTCTTACCACAGAAACCACCTCCTGGTAAAACAATAAAATCACATGAACTTGACCCCTATAGGCATATGCAAACTGAAGGTAGAAAAATACGAAAAACTGACCTAATCTTCTTGGAATCCACCCTGGCATCAACTGCTGTCTGTTGTAATCAACAATAACTTTAGAATCATCAATCAAGGAATGGTGAGCTTCCTGAAAACAAGCAACTAATCTAAGCTCATCATAGACATGTTACGACTTATGCAGATCATATTTTCACATTGtccccaattttcttttccttggcTTGCCTCGTCTATCCACATTTAAGACATTAAGCATACCATTATGAAATATAGTATCCAACCACCTACAATTGATATGCACATGTCTTTTCTCACAAAACTAGCAAGCACAGCCAAATCAATTTAATTTTGTGAGAGAAGGACGTGTCTATGAGAACAAACACCAATACCATCATGCTTGAAGCGAAATCCATCAACAGTACAAGAATGTAAAATTAGAATTCCCCGCCACACAGACATGCAATACatatatgaaaataaatgaAGAGATTCCATATCGTATAGACTAGAGAGAGTGGCTAAAAAGTTGGAGCACCTTATATGCACGCTGCATCTCCCCTTCGCTTTCATATTCAACAAAAGCATATCCGCGCGAAGCACCAGTTACTGGAAAAATTGCAccaatcaaattacaaagatgGACTCTCATAGCATTACAGTGTCAAAATAGAAACATAAAATTCTGCAAGCCAGTATGCAGACTATATTACTATTCAAGAGCATTGTAGTTGTAATGTTGTGAAATTTTGTACGGAGCTCGAATTCAAAGCAAAATTAAGAAGCTCACCAATGTGCCTGACCAAGCGCAAGCTTTTGACCCGACCGTACTTGCTCATAGCCTGAAAAACCAAGTTCAAAATTCGTTTTTAGACCAAGAACTTCCACTTAATTGGGTTTCTACCGATCACAGTTGAACAACTTTCttcctatttctttcttttctcaattttctgggcaaccaaacagaaagtgagagagagcgagagagatgaACCTTGCGAAGAGTGCGTTCGGTAGTGAGATGAGAAAGGTGACCAACGAAGAGAGTGCAATAAGGATCGCCGAGGAGCTTGGGGTCGCCCAGGGGGTCAtctgcaaaagaaaaagagttacaGGGCCAAAGTATAAATAAGAAGAAGCGAAGGGTAGGGATATaagagaaaaaaggaaaaaaagaggagaagagagagagtgtgtggttACAGAGGCCAGCGGAGGAGCAGAGGAAGGCTCGGTAGACGGCGTTGTCGTGAGGGAGAGTGTCGGTGCCGTCTATGCTTCCCGCCTGAATCGGATGATACGCCTCCGAGTAGAACACCGCGTTTAAGTTTCCGTTCACGTTTCGTCCGCCCCCACTCATCGTCGCATAATCTCTCTCTGTCTTCAGAAGCAATGCAAATTCATGGACAGAACAGGTGGGCTTTATAGAGGTATTTTCTGGGCCCATTTTGTTTCCGGCCCACATTTTTATTTGCAACGCATTGACTCAAACGGGCCAAAAAAATATGATGCTCAGCCCATGTTTTCTCGGTTTTGAACCGAGGGAGCATATTGACTGAAAAAAGTATGTGGGTTTTCAAATGATTCTAACAACATTTGGAATCGAATTCATCACAACTGAAACCCTCAATCCGGGTTTGAACTCCTATGAATGTATTTCGTTATCGAAAGTACGATGTTGTGTAGTTCCGAGACTGTATAACAAACGGAATTAGTCTGTCATCAATGTAAGGTGGTGGCTCTTATATCAGCGTCAACAAACTGTTTATGCATCAACGCCAACACCCTCTCGCTTCTTCCTCTAGAGCTTGGTCATGTAAAACTCAGGCTCCTTACCTTCCAAGATGTGCCTGACAGATTAGTTTACGAAACAAAATAAGATGATGCAGAAAACAAATACAATCGAATGTATTAAAACGAGTTATTAACTCAGCCATCAGCTCTGCCCTGCCACATTCGCATCGACGGGAAGATATATGCAAAGCCAAAAATCACTCACCCCCAAACTGTCCTTCAATCTGGGAGTTTAGCGTGCAAACTTGCTGATGCTTCTCAAGCTTTCCGGCGACATTACTCTTCTTTGCTTCCTCCGTAGTTCCTTCTCCTACCTGCTTGTACATATAAAGATAGAACTAGTTAGTGTGATGATGAAATGAAATAGTCATTCACCCCAtgataaaaaaacataacaCAATCCATTGATCATGGTATTGAGCTTAAAAATTCTCATTTCCTCCATTTAAATTTTGTATATAAAGCATCGTGAAAGAAACTAGGCAATGGGAAATTCCGGAATTTCAAATGCATTATACAGCACATGAGACGTGGAAACAGCTTCTTGGCTAAGCAAGGCTGTGTACAATAGACGTTCTTCCCCCAACTCTCGCAAAGCAGGGAGCCTTGTTAACTTGGGATCACCCATTCTTTTTTATAAAGCACATGAGGCAGTGATGATTAGAAGATCATGGCAAGTAGAGGAGGGTTAACTAACCACTGAACAAAACATAAATGAGTAATAAAACCCATTTAGATTCATTCAAGTAAAATACAACAAATAAAATACAGTGCATGATTCATCGTGGCAGCCAGGGCATCTCACCTGTGCACTCTCCATCATTCCATACCAAGCCTCCAAACTCGGGAATTGTTTGCCAAGACCTCGTACTGAATGGGATTTTATAAGATGACTATTGATTAGCTCTGGTGAAAATCAGGGTCCGATGCTCAACTTTAACATGACTTGAATGGAGAAACCATGGCATTGTAAGTTGAAATTGTACGGCGAACATTACTAACTGTTCTGCGAAGGATAAAAGGAAACCATTTGTATTCCTCTGGGCACACATCTGAAATAAGCCAGGAAGTTAATGTCCCCTGGACTAGCTATAGAGAGTGCTGGCAACTCCTGTTTGAGTAGAGAGCTCGCATTGTATTTATGTTTTCACTGCCACGATCATCTGGAGTTGAAACTTCAGCTGCTGACATCTTGTAGAGGCTTTCGTGTGTTGTCAAGAAAATAAGCTGTCATCAAGACAGATTTATTGCTGTTTTACTGTTCGAGGTGTGGTTAGCCTTGAGGAAAGCAGCGATGACACACACACGAGGGCATGATACTGAGGTACCAGACAATATATTGAACTTCACTCAACGGTGGTCTGTTGGAAAACTTGATGCACCTAACTCTCCAGTCCAAGGAAAAATGTTCATCCCTGGTGCCCGCCACATCAGGCTTGAGAAATTCAGGGCTTGGAAATTGGGTCCTCTGAATGAAAATGCCTCAACAGGAGATGGCCAAACCCAACCCTCCTCCCAAGAAATGCTGGAGTTGCAATTGCTCTAGAGTTTTTTAAAGCATAAAGTGAAACCCCAACGGTTCGGCCACTTCCCATGGTGCGAGTACCAACTGTGGGTATCCAAGTGAGCAATTCGTAAGCTACTAGAGCCATGTCTTCCATTCCTAACCAAGCAGGACTACAACAACCCATCTCCATAGCCCCATAAGCAGCTACAGCCAAACTTTCCCAGAAATAGACAATCCAGCCCCAAAGGTATCAACAACACATTAACTCCATCAACCACAACTCCATCAACAGGTTGATAGAAAATCAGATCTGAAGCAACAACCAACTGACCAAACTTAGTTGCAGTCACATATTTGGTGGAGCACTGATTGCTCTCCTTCATAACTTCTGAATACTTGGAAACTTCCCAATATTTGAGCagcaaataaaatcaaagattacAAAGATTTCCTACCAGTAATGCTTGGAAAAATCCAAACTTCTTTGAAATTCAAGAAACCAAGGTTTATCAGAGCTGTGACAGATCCAGAAACAACTTTGTTAAATGTtccacctaaatcaagcattcCATAATCGTTGAATATACTCTAAAATACTTGGAAGCACCTCAAGCTTTGGACAACCAGAAAGAGTGCCATATTTGAGGGACTTGAGTTGACATatgctgcttggaagactcttAAGTTCTCTGCAGTCCTTAAGATTCAAAGAAACAAGACCCTTAAGATTTTCAATTGATGACGCCAGTTCTCTTATTGCAGTCCTATCTAAAGAACGGTACGTAAGCACCTTCGTAGCTTCTGATATCTCTGGAAACTTCTCAAAATTTGAACAGCCAGAAAGAGTAACATCTCTGAGGGACTTGAGTTGAAATATGCTGCTTGGAAGAACTTTAAGCCCTCGGCAACCTCTGAGATTCAAAGTACTCAGCCCAGTAAGATGTTTTATCGACGAAGGCAATTCTTCAATTGCAGTCTCATCCAAACGAAGACTCGATAACCCCTTCACAACCATTGAAATCTCTGGAAACTTATGAAATTTTGAGCAACGAGAAAGATTGACATCTCTAAGGCACTTGAGTTCCCAGATGCTGCATGGAAGACTTTTAAGGCCTCGGCAACCTTCTAGGTTCAAAGATTCGACCCCGGAAAGATTTATAATTGATGAGAGAAGTTCTTTAAGTGCTGTCTTATCTAAATAAAGGTAAGTGAACCCTTCTGTAACTTTTGAAATCTCAGGAAACTTCTCAAAACTTGAGCAGCCAGAAAGAGAAACATCTCTAAGAGACTTGAGTTGGCAGATGCTGCTTGGAAGGCCTTGAAGGCCAAGACAACCATTTATCTTCAAAGTATCCAGCCCGGTAAGATTTTCAATTGACGAGGGTAGTTCCATAATTGCGGTCCCATCTAAATAAAGGCACCAGAGCTCTTCCATAACTGCTAAAATCTCTGGAAACTTCTCAAGATTTGAGCAGCCAGAAAGGGTAAAATATCTCAGGGACTTAAGTTGACAGATACTGCATGGCAGTATTTTAAGCTTCGAGCATCCTTTTAGGCTCAAAGTTTCGAGCCCCGGAAGATGTTTTATCGACGTTGGCAATTCTTCAATTGCAGTCTCATCCATATAAAGCTCTGAAAGCTACTTCATAGCTACTGAAATTTCTGGAAACTTCTCAAGATTTTTGCAGCGAGAGAGTAACACATCTAAGGGACTTGAGTTGGGAGACGCTACTTGGAAGACTTTTAAGTTGTAGGCAGCCTTATCTCATTGGTTTCTTACACATTGCTTTGTTGGCATCTCAGTTAAGTACGTGGCTCGGCTTGAAGATGGGACTCTTGTTTCGAAATCCGATGGGGTCGAGTTTACTGTCCAGGATGGTTAGTTTCATTGCCGTATCTCATATGTTTACTTGCGACACAAAGAATCGTTTTTTTCCAAATAATCTGAGTGTGAAACCTCTTTGATTGCAGGCTATTTCTGCCCCGCCTTGGCAAAAGCTgtgaaaacaatgaaaaaaggCGGAAAAGGTCCTTTTGACTGTAAAGCCACAATGTGAGTCCTGTGCCCATATGCTTACTTGTTGATTACTTATTTATTGAGagtattcaaatttattcactagATGAAAACTTAACGGCTATAATTTTGTAGATGGATTTGGCGAGGTGGGCAGGCCAGCTATAGGGGATGAAGGCGCAGTGCCGCCAAATGCGACCCTTGAGATAGCACTCCAGTTGCTATCGTGGAAGACGG from Pyrus communis chromosome 17, drPyrComm1.1, whole genome shotgun sequence includes the following:
- the LOC137723718 gene encoding U11/U12 small nuclear ribonucleoprotein 35 kDa protein-like, whose product is MSGGGRNVNGNLNAVFYSEAYHPIQAGSIDGTDTLPHDNAVYRAFLCSSAGLYDPLGDPKLLGDPYCTLFVGHLSHLTTERTLRKAMSKYGRVKSLRLVRHIVTGASRGYAFVEYESEGEMQRAYKEAHHSLIDDSKVIVDYNRQQLMPGWIPRRLGGGFCGKKESGQLRFGGREKPFRAPLRPIPYDELERLGIPPPPEGRYMSPYQVPSPPRRKRSSMDREESTHKRSMDREANMCKSSPVEKEERFYKRSIDPEDSSVRSSTETEEHYHNRSSVDRAERSHRSSRDRDERSHRRISRDRDEHSHKRCSRDRDERAHKRHKSRHRERSTSRDRY
- the LOC137723198 gene encoding disease resistance protein RPV1-like, translating into MEELWCLYLDGTAIMELPSSIENLTGLDTLKINGCLGLQGLPSSICQLKSLRDVSLSGCSSFEKFPEISKVTEGFTYLYLDKTALKELLSSIINLSGVESLNLEGCRGLKSLPCSIWELKCLRDVNLSRCSKFHKFPEISMVVKGLSSLRLDETAIEELPSSIKHLTGLSTLNLRGCRGLKVLPSSIFQLKSLRDVTLSGCSNFEKFPEISEATKVLTYRSLDRTAIRELASSIENLKGLVSLNLKDCRELKSLPSSICQLKSLKYGTLSGCPKLEVLPISKYSEVMKESNQCSTKYVTATKFGQLVVASDLIFYQPVDGVVVDGVNVLLIPLGLDCLFLGKFGCSCLWGYGDGLL